The Henckelia pumila isolate YLH828 unplaced genomic scaffold, ASM3356847v2 CTG_525:::fragment_3, whole genome shotgun sequence genome segment CTCGCAACCGAATGTAAGTAAACCTAATACAGCGAGTTTTACAGAAGCAGCATGAATATGTTTGTTTAGACATATTACATGTGTGCTCGGACGATGAACTCGCAACCGATCGAATGTAAAGCAAAACTTAATACATCCAAGTTTTACAGAAGTATGAAAATGTTTATCCAAGGAGCCTAATACATAATCAACAGTTTCTTTCCATGCTTTTCTCTTTTGTTTGTTTTCTCCATATTCTTGAATTACATTACAAAATAGTTCAATTGTAGGAGAAAATGATGGTTGTATGTCGTTTAATTTAGATTAGTTTACACGCTATAAACTCAATAAATCTCTAAACAAATGTACAACTAAATCCTGCACCAACAATTAGACACTGAGTATGAGTGATATGAGCAAGAACCTACTGTAGAAAACTTCATCAGAATCAAGGAAAAAGGGGgggaaaaaatgaaaaaagtcGTGCTTACACCAATAGCTTTGTCGCTAGACCTCGTACTCCGGAGGTGACACGCTCCCTTCATGCTCATTAGATTCCATCAGCATAATCACGACCTCTCGCATGGATGGTCGATCTACCGGTGACATGCTTGTGCAGAGGAGGGCGATTTTCAATACTGTAACCATGTGGCTAACAGTAGTTTCGTCTTTCAAATTCAAACGACTGTCGAATATCTCAGACGATAGAGAATGTTCCCGAATGAAGTTCCGCGAATAAGCGACGAGATTACCTCCTACTTCGAGGGGTTGCACAGGAGTCTTTCCGGTTAATAACTCCAGAAGTACCACACCGTAGCTGTATATGTCGCATTTTTCTGTAACTTTCATGGTGTACGCATACTCTGCACAGAAATATGTACAAATTGTAAGTGTTTGAAATGAATTTTTTCAACACAAGATtggattaaattaattataaagaATATTTAATACTGTCTATCACAGTtattaaaatctcgaaatcccaccaagtgtacactcgTTCAAGATCCAATGAGGCTCCTCTGATAAATGCATGTAATGAAattttcttgaactgtttaTATATCCTTGCCTAAATCATATCGCCTAGCGTCTTATGGCTCTGCTTTACAATGAGGCATAAGCATATGCCTCCAATAACCATGACACAGAGAGTAACCTCAAATTAAAGAAGATGGAGCAGGGTATTTTGGCTTAGCAAGACTGATATTTTAATTGCAAAAAATAAAGAAGTGTGGTCCGAAACTCGAAAAATCATCATTCCAAAGGGAAAAAGACGCTGACCAGGAGCAATATAACCATATGATCCAGCAACTGCTGACATGGACTTGGACTGGGGCATATCAATCACCTTAGCCAAACCAAAATCGCCAACATGAGCTTCAAACTTTTCATCGAGCAGTATATTGTTCGACTTGATATCGCGGTGAATAATCCTAGGCCTGCAGTCATGATGCAAATAAGCAAGCCCTTCGGCAGCTCCGAGAGCAATGGAGAACCGTGTTGGCCAGTCAAGATCGCAACTTGTCCGGTGCAGCAATTCCCCCAAGCTACCTCTCGACATGTACTCGTATATAAGAAGATTCGAATTTTGATGATAGCAAAATCCAAATAGTTTCACGATATTCCGATGCCTGATCTTTCCGAGTGTCAGAATCTCAGCTTGAAACGTGCTCTCAATGTTGTTTCCCTCTCGATTAGATGCCAGTTTCTTCACGGCAATCGTTTGGCTAGATTGCAAAACGGCCTTGTACACGGTACCAACCGCTCCCCTACCAATCACATAAGTATCGTCAAAATTATTCGTGGCCTCGACCAGATCGTGAAAAGTGAACCCTTCTTTTGGAGGAAAGTATATGTCAGAATCTTGGGATGAAACGTCATTATCTTGGAAAGAAGCAACTACATCAACCGGATGTTGTTTCATGATGTATAGAATCACTATGATTAGAACAAGTGAAACTCCGCCTACCACAGCAGCAACTATAGATACAACCTTTCCTCGAGAAGAGTCGACATTTTGTTTCGGTGGAGGAGTTGTGTCCATATGTGTGCAATCACCGAGCAGCCCGCCACATAGCCCTTTGTTTCCAATAAAGCTACTGATGCTCATGTTCTGAAACAACGGTACATTAGGCAATGGACCTGATAAGTTGTTGAATGATAGGTTGCAACCGAGTAAACTTGAAAGATTTCCAAATGTGCTTGGAATCTCACCACTTAAATCATTATTATTGAGCAAAAGGTATTCTAACAAGATAAGGATTCCAATCTGAGGTGGTATTGCTCCGGATAACTTATTAAAACTAAGATTCATTGCTATCTGCAGGCCAGAAAGATTGCCCAACTCCATCGGTATCGAACCCGATAACAAATTTCCACCCATCTGCAGTTCAGTCAAATGAGTGAGATTACCTAATGCACCCGGTATAGATCCAGAGAAAAAATTGTCAGAAATAATAAGCCGTTCAAGCAGAGAAAGGCTTCCCAATTCATTCGGTATAGACCCAAGAAAACCATTGCCACTAAGATCGAGCCTTTGAAGGGCTTTGCAGTTCATGATTTCTAGTGGTATCTGCCCTGAGAAAAGGCACGACGAAACGTTGAAAGCCACAAGCTCCGAAAGATTCCCTATCTCCCTTGGCAACTCGGATGTAAAGTAATTTCTCGAAAGATCGAGCCTTTGCAACTTTTGACACGTTCCAATCTCTTCAGGTATTGTGCCACTGAAATTGTTTCGACCCAATTCAATCGCCGATAGATTGGTCAATTTGCATAATCCTGAAGGAAACCTCCCAGTCAACCTATTACCACCGAGTCTCAGCTGTACCAAAGAAAGGCAATTCGAGACACCAGCTGGAATGCTTCCATACAGATTATTAGACTCAAGATTCAGCAATATCAAGTTAGAATGCTGACATATATAAGGAGGAATTCTGCCGGTTAAGTTATTGCCAGAAAAATCAACTACCCAGAGTCGACTATACAGACCGAGGCCTTGAGGTATGGTTCCGCTCAAATCATTGTCAAAAAGTTGTAACTGAAGCATTTGAGGGAGATACAGAAGACCAAATGGAATAGGCCCAGTTAGGTAGTTTATTGACAAGTCTAGCTTCGTCAAATTCGTCAAGCTACTGAGTTCTGTTGGAATAACTCCCGATAGCCCGTTCTGGAACAAGTACAGCAAGCGCAAGCCCTTTATTCGTGTCAACTCCATAGGAATTTCACCTGACAAATAGTTCTCCGAGAAATCAATTTCTAATGCGTTACTAAGATTGCCTATTTCTTTGGGGATGGTTCCATTAAATCCATTTCTGTATAAGTATAACCTCTTCAGAAACCTGAGTTTCCCAAGTTCAGCAGGAATCCCTCCAACAAGATTCGTCTGGTATAAAGCAAGAGTCTGGAGACTCGTACAATTCCCAAGCTCACCTGGTATAGATCCTGAGATCGGATTGTCCCACAAGATGAGATCAATCATGTTTGTCAGCATACCAAGCTCTTTCGGTAAGTTACCGTATAATTGATTCTGTGCAAGACCAAGAGTTTCCAGGCTACTACAACTGCCTATTTCCGCTGGTAAACTTCCAGAAAGCTCATTCTGCCCCGCTCGAAATGTTTTCAAGCTTGTCAAGTTACCGAAAGATGCAGGTATCGAGCCGGAGAGACTATTCGTGTATGCCACAAACTGAATTAGAGAAGTTAACTTCCCGAACTCTTCCGGAATAGGACCGGAGATCTTGTTATTGCATATATTCAAATCTTGCAAAGACGAGAGATCACCCAATTCTACAGGAATTTCCCCATTAAAATGATTGTCGTTCAAATAAAGAGTTTCCAATCTTGATAAATTCCCAATCTCCTTCGGGATGCTCCCCTCAAACCCGTTATGAGAAAGATCAAGATAAGTTAGAAAAGCCAGACTACCAATACTAGAACTCAACCCCCCCGAAAGATTCAGTGAGCTCAAATTAAGGGACCACACAACCTGTTTATAATCCAAAGAGCATTTCACACCTATCCATTTACAAGGCATCTGATCATTAGGATTCCAACTCCAAAGAATATCATCAGCGTCAATAATGTTTTTCTTAAACTCTAGGAGATAATTTCCATCTGCACTCAACCCTTCAGAAcaacaaaacatcatcatcaggaACATTAAAATTCCTATCCAAATCCCAAATACACCTTTCCTCAACCCAAACACAGTAGACATTGTGCCAATCTTTTGTTGGCCAAAAAGTTGCAACTTAGACTAAAAAGACAACCACCAAGATTCAAAAGTGGAACCAAAATCTGTCAATCTTAATCAGAGATGCTGGACCCTCAAATTCTTGAAAACTCACAAAAAGGGTATTTACAGAAACCTCAAAAAGGGGGCCAAATCAATTCAGATTAAATTCATCAAAAGTCATGAAGGTGACCCTCTGAAAGGTAGCCAACAACAGTTCTGATACACAATCCACCAAATGGAAACCTCTGCATGCAATGAATAATAACCAACATAAGAGGTTGCCTAAATcgataaataaattagaaacaGAGAAAAAAATCAACAGGCTAAACCTGATCATACCTTTACATCAAAATCAGTAAACTTCCCAATCAATAAAATCCACCGATATTGAAGTGATGCCTTGGGATACAGAGAGAGCAAAGGGTatgaaattataaataattacagAAAAACGAAAACTTGAACTCTAAAACTAAAAACCCAAAATTCAACCCTTTGCCCAGAGAGGTGGGGAATTCAACTCAACCACATCcaagatttgagatttaaaaaaaaaagttacaaAAAGAACCAATTCATAAGATACAAGAATGAAAGAAATCCCAGTATCCAAATGCAATGAATCAAATAGCTATATTTTATACTATATAGGCTTTGGACTCGTGTTGCTTAGAAAGC includes the following:
- the LOC140873097 gene encoding uncharacterized protein, whose protein sequence is MSTVFGLRKGVFGIWIGILMFLMMMFCCSEGLSADGNYLLEFKKNIIDADDILWSWNPNDQMPCKWIGVKCSLDYKQVVWSLNLSSLNLSGGLSSSIGSLAFLTYLDLSHNGFEGSIPKEIGNLSRLETLYLNDNHFNGEIPVELGDLSSLQDLNICNNKISGPIPEEFGKLTSLIQFVAYTNSLSGSIPASFGNLTSLKTFRAGQNELSGSLPAEIGSCSSLETLGLAQNQLYGNLPKELGMLTNMIDLILWDNPISGSIPGELGNCTSLQTLALYQTNLVGGIPAELGKLRFLKRLYLYRNGFNGTIPKEIGNLSNALEIDFSENYLSGEIPMELTRIKGLRLLYLFQNGLSGVIPTELSSLTNLTKLDLSINYLTGPIPFGLLYLPQMLQLQLFDNDLSGTIPQGLGLYSRLWVVDFSGNNLTGRIPPYICQHSNLILLNLESNNLYGSIPAGVSNCLSLVQLRLGGNRLTGRFPSGLCKLTNLSAIELGRNNFSGTIPEEIGTCQKLQRLDLSRNYFTSELPREIGNLSELVAFNVSSCLFSGQIPLEIMNCKALQRLDLSGNGFLGSIPNELGSLSLLERLIISDNFFSGSIPGALGNLTHLTELQMGGNLLSGSIPMELGNLSGLQIAMNLSFNKLSGAIPPQIGILILLEYLLLNNNDLSGEIPSTFGNLSSLLGCNLSFNNLSGPLPNVPLFQNMSISSFIGNKGLCGGLLGDCTHMDTTPPPKQNVDSSRGKVVSIVAAVVGGVSLVLIIVILYIMKQHPVDVVASFQDNDVSSQDSDIYFPPKEGFTFHDLVEATNNFDDTYVIGRGAVGTVYKAVLQSSQTIAVKKLASNREGNNIESTFQAEILTLGKIRHRNIVKLFGFCYHQNSNLLIYEYMSRGSLGELLHRTSCDLDWPTRFSIALGAAEGLAYLHHDCRPRIIHRDIKSNNILLDEKFEAHVGDFGLAKVIDMPQSKSMSAVAGSYGYIAPEYAYTMKVTEKCDIYSYGVVLLELLTGKTPVQPLEVGGNLVAYSRNFIREHSLSSEIFDSRLNLKDETTVSHMVTVLKIALLCTSMSPVDRPSMREVVIMLMESNEHEGSVSPPEYEV